One segment of Odontesthes bonariensis isolate fOdoBon6 chromosome 1, fOdoBon6.hap1, whole genome shotgun sequence DNA contains the following:
- the lmo1 gene encoding rhombotin-1, with translation MVLDKEEGVPMLSVQPKGKQKGCAGCNRKIKDRYLLKALDKYWHEDCLKCACCDCRLGEVGSTLYTKANLILCRRDYLRLFGTTGNCAACSKLIPAFEMVMRARDNVYHLDCFACQLCNQRFCVGDKFFLKNNMILCQMDYEEGQLNGSFETQVQ, from the exons GTGTGCCGATGCTCTCCGTCCAGCCCAAAGGGAAACAGAAGGGGTGTGCTGGCTGCAATCGCAAGATTAAAGACCGCTACCTGCTCAAGGCCCTGGACAAATACTGGCATGAGGACTGTCTCAAATGTGCCTGCTGCGACTGCCGCCTGGGGGAGGTGGGCTCCACCCTCTATACGAAAGCCAACCTCATCCTCTGTCGCAGGGACTACCTGAG GCTCTTTGGTACAACAGGGAACTGTGCAGCCTGCAGTAAACTGATCCCAGCCTTTGAAATGGTGATGAGAGCCAGAGATAATGTTTACCATTTGGACTGTTTTGCCTGTCAGCTTTGTAACCAGAG GTTCTGCGTGGGGGACAAGTTTTTCCTAAAAAACAACATGATTTTGTGTCAAATGGACTATGAGGAGGGCCAGCTGAATGGGAGCTTTGAGACACAGGTTCAATAG